Proteins encoded within one genomic window of Saccharopolyspora pogona:
- a CDS encoding site-specific integrase, which yields MSITLEEQVQVQRVAMPASRVPSWTVLGDDDAPVEPIERYLAYLTDIERSPNTVKAYAHDLKDYWVFLEHRGLDWREVRLEDIGEYVAWLRLPPTGRDGQVAVLPSLQPHVAGSTINRKLSALAAFYAYQARHGVDVGELLTTWQVPGRRGGWKPFLHHISKDKPQPSRMITVKAPKKLPRILTVTEMQSIVDACDRLRDRFLWSLLWDSGCRIGEALGLRHADIAAAEREIVIVPRVNDNGARSKSREQRAVPVSTELIRLWGDYLHGEYGDVDSDYVFVNLFAEPRGQALSYPAVYELVKRLRRRTGIDFDPHWCRHSAATRMLRDGVPIEVVSKVLGHSSVTTTMSVYGHLTAEDARRALENAGWFTGREVSW from the coding sequence ATGTCGATCACGTTGGAGGAGCAGGTGCAGGTGCAACGGGTGGCGATGCCCGCCTCGCGGGTGCCGTCGTGGACGGTCCTGGGCGATGACGACGCCCCGGTCGAGCCGATCGAGCGTTATCTGGCCTATCTGACCGATATCGAGCGGTCACCGAACACGGTCAAGGCGTATGCGCATGATTTGAAGGACTACTGGGTCTTCCTGGAGCATCGGGGCCTGGACTGGCGGGAGGTGCGCCTGGAGGACATTGGTGAGTACGTCGCCTGGCTGCGGCTGCCGCCGACCGGCCGTGATGGCCAGGTGGCCGTGCTGCCCTCGCTCCAGCCGCATGTGGCTGGGTCCACGATCAACCGGAAGCTTTCGGCGCTGGCGGCGTTTTATGCGTATCAGGCGCGGCATGGCGTGGATGTCGGTGAGCTGTTGACCACGTGGCAGGTGCCCGGTCGGCGGGGCGGGTGGAAGCCGTTTTTGCACCACATCAGCAAGGACAAACCCCAACCGAGCCGGATGATCACGGTGAAAGCACCGAAGAAGCTGCCCCGGATCCTGACAGTCACTGAGATGCAGTCCATTGTGGATGCTTGTGACCGGCTGCGAGATCGCTTCCTTTGGTCCTTGTTGTGGGATTCCGGCTGCCGGATCGGGGAGGCGTTGGGCCTGCGGCATGCCGATATCGCCGCCGCGGAACGGGAGATCGTGATCGTGCCCCGGGTCAACGACAACGGCGCCCGATCCAAATCACGCGAGCAACGCGCCGTCCCGGTCTCCACGGAGCTGATCCGGCTGTGGGGTGACTATCTGCACGGCGAATACGGCGATGTGGACTCGGACTACGTGTTCGTGAACCTTTTCGCCGAACCACGGGGGCAGGCGTTGTCCTACCCGGCGGTCTACGAGCTGGTGAAACGGCTGCGGCGACGCACCGGGATCGACTTCGATCCGCACTGGTGCCGGCATTCGGCGGCGACCAGGATGCTGCGGGACGGCGTGCCCATCGAGGTCGTGTCCAAGGTCTTGGGCCATTCCTCGGTGACCACCACGATGTCCGTTTACGGGCATTTGACCGCCGAGGACGCGCGGCGGGCGTTGGAGAACGCAGGTTGGTTCACCGGGCGTGAGGTGAGCTGGTGA
- a CDS encoding RidA family protein: MNRRSIYVDGFSHENPIPAACQLGGLVTTGAVHGGGRGSDPGDFPARFGDQVAAMFDRVAAILAAAGGSLDDVLKFSVRISSPEDRDELNRLWCALFPDPFSRPARQLSIGTTRPHILVQCEVLALVAGDGGGDA; encoded by the coding sequence GTGAACAGGCGAAGCATCTATGTCGATGGCTTCTCGCATGAGAACCCGATTCCAGCGGCTTGCCAGCTCGGTGGCCTAGTCACCACCGGTGCCGTGCACGGCGGTGGCAGAGGAAGCGACCCGGGCGATTTCCCGGCGAGGTTCGGCGACCAGGTCGCCGCGATGTTCGACCGGGTCGCGGCGATTCTCGCCGCTGCCGGGGGATCGCTCGACGACGTACTCAAGTTTTCGGTCCGGATTTCGTCGCCGGAGGACCGGGACGAGCTGAACAGGCTGTGGTGCGCCTTGTTCCCCGATCCGTTCTCCCGGCCCGCTCGCCAGTTGAGTATCGGGACCACCCGCCCGCACATTCTTGTTCAGTGCGAGGTTCTCGCGCTGGTTGCGGGAGACGGAGGAGGGGATGCCTGA
- a CDS encoding amidohydrolase family protein: MPDYALFDAQPREPQLPSPPLACDSQVHIFGHPERFPTKPDAAYVVYQATVEEMLRMHKTLGIDRGVIVQSTAYGTDHGALIEALRIAGPAYRGCGVVDDSVDDEQLGRMHEAGVRGARFNFHPKLKNALPTPEQVRRTAERVVPLGWHLKLHMNGVDPREITPLLADVEADVVVDHMGPLQYRHGLDDPHFRHVLELLGRGNWWVMLSNGDRRSVAGYPWDDATAYARAYVERAPERILWATDWPHPLHPGPVPNDGELLDLLARYAPDPALRHQILVTNPQRLFGFPGGEHDERA, translated from the coding sequence ATGCCTGACTACGCCCTGTTCGACGCGCAGCCGCGTGAACCTCAGTTGCCGTCTCCGCCTCTGGCGTGCGACAGCCAAGTGCACATCTTCGGCCATCCGGAACGGTTCCCCACCAAGCCAGATGCGGCCTATGTCGTATACCAGGCGACCGTGGAGGAAATGCTGCGCATGCACAAGACCCTCGGGATCGACCGCGGCGTCATCGTGCAGTCGACCGCCTACGGCACCGACCACGGTGCGCTGATCGAGGCTCTGCGGATCGCTGGGCCCGCCTACCGGGGCTGCGGTGTCGTCGACGACTCGGTCGACGACGAGCAGTTGGGAAGGATGCACGAGGCCGGCGTCCGCGGCGCGCGCTTCAACTTCCACCCGAAGTTGAAGAACGCCCTCCCCACGCCGGAGCAGGTGCGGCGGACCGCCGAGCGGGTGGTGCCGCTGGGATGGCACCTCAAGCTCCACATGAACGGCGTTGACCCGCGGGAGATCACCCCGCTGCTCGCAGATGTCGAGGCTGACGTCGTGGTCGACCACATGGGACCGTTGCAGTACCGCCACGGGCTCGATGACCCGCATTTCCGGCATGTGCTGGAACTTCTCGGGCGCGGCAACTGGTGGGTGATGCTGTCCAACGGCGACCGCCGGTCGGTCGCCGGGTACCCATGGGACGACGCGACGGCTTACGCGCGTGCCTACGTCGAGCGAGCGCCCGAGCGAATTCTGTGGGCCACCGACTGGCCCCATCCGCTGCATCCGGGACCGGTGCCGAACGACGGCGAATTGCTAGACTTGCTAGCTCGCTACGCGCCGGACCCGGCGCTCCGCCACCAGATCCTTGTCACCAACCCGCAGCGACTCTTCGGCTTTCCTGGCGGTGAGCACGATGAGCGAGCCTGA
- a CDS encoding MFS transporter, which produces MSEPDVATAQLPRSDRLTRTHRKALSAAVLGWTVDMYDLLVILHVASYVSAAFFPAEAGSLVGLTATYAAFAVSLIVRPLGALAFGSFADRTGRRPAMVLSVLGAGVSTALMGVLPGVASIGVAAPVLLVALRIVQGLFVGGITASTHTLATETLPERWRGMAAGLIKGGGASLAVVVINLQVIVVVAVLGQAGFANWGWRVLFVIALAGSLINYLVLRRVEESPTWLARHVVRASAVSRVRPGRALFSRRWRAVTLASATIVFTASAPYYLTTGILPTVYKQVLMMSQDSASLFLIVNVVGSAAVAVACGHLSQRVGRRKVFLVSGVASLVLIPAMYFVMSTRPADWLLLVCGAAMVMVSGAISAPLIIFVNELFPTEIRSTATAFSWNVGYGLSGMLPTVVTAVSVNASAIIPTLIVISVVLSVIFLALALRARETRGALNEI; this is translated from the coding sequence ATGAGCGAGCCTGACGTGGCTACGGCGCAGCTGCCGCGTTCCGACCGACTGACGCGGACACACCGGAAGGCCCTCAGCGCGGCCGTGCTGGGCTGGACCGTTGACATGTACGACCTGCTGGTGATCCTGCACGTCGCGTCCTACGTGTCGGCGGCCTTCTTCCCCGCCGAGGCCGGTTCGTTGGTCGGGCTCACCGCCACGTACGCCGCGTTCGCGGTCAGCCTCATCGTCCGCCCGCTCGGCGCACTGGCGTTCGGCTCGTTCGCCGATCGGACCGGGCGCAGGCCGGCGATGGTCCTGTCCGTTCTCGGCGCCGGCGTCTCGACAGCCCTCATGGGCGTGCTTCCGGGCGTGGCCTCGATCGGTGTAGCTGCACCGGTGCTGCTCGTCGCCCTGCGCATCGTGCAAGGGCTGTTCGTCGGAGGTATCACGGCCTCGACCCACACGCTCGCAACGGAGACGCTCCCCGAGCGCTGGCGTGGCATGGCGGCGGGACTGATCAAAGGTGGTGGCGCGAGCCTGGCCGTCGTGGTGATCAACCTGCAAGTCATCGTCGTCGTCGCAGTGCTGGGCCAGGCGGGGTTCGCGAACTGGGGCTGGCGCGTGCTCTTCGTCATCGCGCTGGCTGGCTCGCTGATCAACTATCTCGTCCTGCGCAGGGTCGAAGAGTCGCCCACGTGGCTCGCTCGCCACGTCGTACGCGCCTCCGCCGTGTCGCGCGTCCGGCCCGGCCGCGCGCTTTTCAGCCGTCGCTGGCGTGCCGTCACGCTGGCCAGCGCCACCATCGTGTTCACCGCCTCGGCCCCCTACTACCTCACCACCGGCATCCTGCCCACGGTCTACAAGCAGGTACTGATGATGTCGCAGGACTCCGCCAGCCTGTTCCTCATCGTCAACGTCGTCGGTTCCGCGGCGGTCGCCGTGGCGTGCGGGCACCTCAGCCAACGCGTGGGACGTAGGAAGGTCTTCCTCGTCTCCGGCGTGGCCAGCCTGGTGCTGATCCCAGCGATGTACTTCGTGATGTCGACCAGGCCCGCAGACTGGCTGCTCCTGGTGTGCGGCGCGGCCATGGTGATGGTCTCGGGAGCGATCAGCGCACCGCTGATCATCTTCGTCAACGAGCTCTTCCCCACGGAGATCAGGTCCACGGCGACCGCGTTCTCCTGGAACGTGGGTTACGGATTGAGCGGCATGCTGCCCACTGTGGTGACTGCGGTCAGTGTGAACGCCTCCGCGATCATCCCAACGCTGATCGTGATCAGCGTGGTCCTCTCCGTGATCTTTCTGGCCCTGGCACTACGAGCACGGGAGACGCGTGGTGCCCTCAACGAGATCTGA
- a CDS encoding LysR substrate-binding domain-containing protein, which produces MDVDVAVLRSFVVLAEELHFARAAVRLHIEQPALSQRIKRLERRIGVQLFVRDSRNVCLTPAGQEFAVEVGDVLHRLDAAIGRAVRTAEGTRGTMRIAYTLSVGYEALPVLLGQVERTLPDVTIEAVELWEADVLAGVVRRAWDGGFLRYHPDHPEVTSLLMRHESLVVAMPDTHPLSGRNEVRLAELRDEHFVTTPTELAPGYQALLDEVFDAAGFVPHTVRNTVPGNRIMALQRQKNAVALLPASAGLTHPMGIAFVPVVDDFAHLPVWLVHRHDAAPPMVFLAETLQLAARDQGWLVPTVRSR; this is translated from the coding sequence ATGGACGTGGACGTCGCGGTGCTGCGGTCTTTCGTCGTACTGGCGGAGGAATTGCACTTCGCGCGTGCGGCCGTGCGCCTGCACATCGAGCAGCCCGCGCTCAGTCAGCGGATCAAGCGGCTCGAGCGGCGGATTGGCGTCCAGTTGTTCGTCCGCGACAGTCGCAATGTGTGTCTGACCCCGGCGGGGCAGGAGTTCGCCGTTGAGGTCGGCGATGTGCTGCACCGACTCGACGCGGCGATCGGGCGTGCGGTTCGGACCGCCGAAGGCACGCGTGGCACGATGCGGATCGCCTACACCCTCAGCGTCGGTTACGAAGCGCTGCCGGTGCTGCTCGGGCAGGTCGAACGGACGCTGCCCGACGTCACCATCGAGGCCGTCGAACTGTGGGAGGCGGACGTGCTGGCCGGCGTTGTGCGCCGGGCCTGGGACGGGGGATTCCTCCGTTACCACCCGGATCATCCGGAAGTGACGTCGCTGCTGATGCGACACGAGTCGCTGGTCGTCGCCATGCCGGACACCCACCCACTGTCCGGGCGGAACGAGGTGCGGCTGGCCGAATTGCGCGACGAGCACTTCGTCACCACGCCCACCGAACTCGCACCTGGGTACCAGGCGCTGCTCGATGAAGTCTTCGACGCCGCCGGATTCGTACCGCATACGGTGCGCAACACCGTACCTGGAAACCGGATCATGGCTCTGCAGCGCCAGAAGAACGCCGTGGCCCTGCTTCCGGCTTCGGCGGGGCTGACCCATCCCATGGGAATCGCCTTTGTCCCGGTCGTGGACGACTTCGCGCACCTGCCTGTGTGGCTCGTTCACCGGCACGACGCGGCGCCCCCTATGGTGTTCCTGGCCGAGACACTCCAGCTCGCGGCGCGTGACCAGGGTTGGCTCGTGCCTACAGTCAGATCTCGTTGA
- the dapA gene encoding 4-hydroxy-tetrahydrodipicolinate synthase, producing the protein MADVTTRLRGSIAPLVTPFDTDGALDLPTLGRLIEHHVDAGSHGVSVTGTTGEPGALTLDERLRMIDAASEALDGRLPFVPGTGTHQLPDTITITRRAADAGADAALVIVPYYARPTQDGLYAWYSDLAAAVDIPILIYNIPSRTGVEIAPETVGRLWREVPNIVGMKEASPDFAHANFVLRETGPEFLLFSGLEALCFPLLAIGGAGFISVTANLVPQEIARLYDAVAEGEWDEARDLHFRLLDLNDVVLTETNPTAVKWLMSEAGTIGPTLRAPLVPLSEAGRRKVRTAAESWGLLEDAR; encoded by the coding sequence ATGGCTGATGTGACGACCCGCCTGCGCGGATCGATCGCCCCGCTGGTGACACCGTTCGACACGGACGGCGCACTGGATCTGCCCACGCTCGGCCGCCTGATCGAACACCACGTCGACGCCGGGAGCCACGGCGTCTCCGTCACCGGCACGACCGGCGAGCCCGGCGCGCTGACCCTCGATGAACGCCTCCGGATGATCGACGCGGCTTCCGAAGCCCTGGACGGCAGGCTGCCGTTCGTACCCGGCACCGGGACCCACCAGCTCCCGGACACCATCACGATCACCAGGCGAGCCGCCGACGCAGGCGCCGACGCAGCACTCGTCATCGTGCCGTACTACGCCCGGCCCACCCAGGACGGTCTCTACGCGTGGTACAGCGACCTCGCAGCCGCCGTCGACATCCCGATCCTGATCTACAACATCCCGTCCCGCACCGGCGTGGAGATCGCGCCGGAGACGGTGGGACGGCTGTGGCGCGAGGTACCGAACATCGTCGGCATGAAAGAGGCGAGCCCGGACTTCGCCCACGCGAACTTCGTGCTCCGCGAGACCGGACCGGAGTTCCTGCTGTTCTCCGGCCTCGAGGCGCTGTGCTTCCCGCTGCTGGCCATCGGCGGAGCCGGCTTCATCAGCGTCACCGCGAACCTCGTGCCCCAAGAGATCGCCCGGCTCTACGACGCCGTCGCCGAAGGTGAATGGGACGAGGCACGCGACCTGCACTTCCGGCTGCTCGACCTCAATGACGTGGTACTGACCGAGACCAATCCGACCGCGGTCAAGTGGCTGATGTCCGAGGCCGGGACGATCGGGCCGACGCTGCGTGCCCCGCTCGTACCGCTGTCGGAAGCGGGCAGGCGAAAAGTTCGCACGGCAGCCGAATCCTGGGGCCTGCTGGAGGACGCCCGATGA
- a CDS encoding RraA family protein, translating into MTTTTNWTPLPAEVAGLFATVSTATVASQLLKRGLRDQFLAGVHPLRPGQRMVGAAWTLRTIPSREDLDGLLPGTRPTAGLSLFDAIESTPAGAVLVVDGHGQARTATGGDILAERLRVRGACGLVTDAGLRDVAGLAETGLPCYSAGATANVSRAYLRVLEQDVPIGCGDVAVYPGDVLVGDDDGVIVVPREYAETVAADAADQEGLERFIGEKVRAGASLRGLYPASAELLAEYRATADGNNRDMEPRR; encoded by the coding sequence ATGACGACCACGACGAACTGGACCCCGTTACCTGCCGAAGTCGCGGGTTTGTTCGCCACCGTGAGCACGGCGACGGTGGCCAGCCAACTGCTGAAACGAGGCCTGCGCGATCAATTCCTCGCGGGGGTGCACCCGCTGCGTCCCGGGCAGCGCATGGTCGGCGCCGCGTGGACACTGCGGACGATCCCCTCGCGGGAGGACCTCGACGGCCTGCTGCCCGGCACCCGCCCCACCGCAGGGTTGTCGCTGTTCGACGCGATCGAGTCAACCCCAGCTGGAGCCGTTCTCGTCGTGGACGGGCACGGGCAAGCGCGCACCGCCACCGGCGGGGACATCCTTGCCGAGCGGCTACGGGTGCGAGGCGCCTGCGGCCTCGTCACCGACGCCGGCTTGCGCGACGTTGCGGGCCTCGCTGAGACCGGGCTGCCGTGCTACTCGGCCGGGGCCACCGCCAACGTCAGCAGGGCATACCTGCGCGTGCTCGAACAGGACGTGCCGATCGGCTGCGGCGACGTCGCCGTCTACCCAGGCGACGTCCTAGTCGGCGACGACGACGGAGTCATCGTGGTGCCGAGGGAGTACGCCGAGACCGTAGCCGCCGACGCCGCAGACCAGGAAGGGCTCGAGCGGTTCATCGGCGAGAAGGTGCGTGCAGGTGCGTCGTTGCGCGGCCTGTACCCGGCCTCCGCCGAACTGCTGGCCGAGTACCGCGCGACAGCAGACGGGAACAACAGGGACATGGAGCCGCGCCGATGA
- a CDS encoding flavin reductase family protein: protein MTTVLPGSLTPEQTYRLLTGVVVPRPIAWVSTLSADGVVNLAPFSCFTFVSNSPPMLGINVGRKAGQRKDTGRNIHDRGEYVVHIPDESMIEAVHLSAIEHPPTTSEIKVLGLETTDSELVTVPRLTCAAIALECRLHSVTAYGHTGAEFIVGEVVAFHMREGLLRNGKINTTELAPIARLGGPNYAGLGTVTTITAIEQTPKSIMAEAAPPPRRPPTQ from the coding sequence ATGACCACGGTCCTCCCCGGCTCGCTGACACCCGAGCAAACCTACCGCCTGCTCACCGGCGTCGTCGTGCCGCGCCCGATCGCATGGGTAAGCACATTGTCGGCCGACGGCGTCGTGAACCTGGCCCCGTTCAGCTGCTTCACCTTCGTCTCCAACTCCCCACCGATGCTCGGGATCAACGTCGGGCGCAAAGCCGGACAACGCAAAGACACCGGGCGCAACATCCACGATCGAGGCGAGTACGTCGTGCACATCCCCGACGAATCGATGATCGAGGCGGTCCACCTGAGTGCGATCGAACACCCGCCCACCACGAGCGAAATCAAGGTGCTCGGACTCGAGACCACCGACTCCGAACTGGTCACCGTGCCCAGATTGACGTGCGCCGCGATCGCGCTCGAATGCAGGCTGCACTCGGTCACCGCATACGGCCATACCGGAGCGGAATTCATCGTCGGTGAGGTCGTCGCCTTTCACATGCGCGAGGGCCTCCTCCGCAACGGCAAGATCAACACCACGGAGCTGGCACCCATCGCCCGCCTCGGCGGACCCAACTATGCCGGCCTCGGCACCGTCACCACGATAACCGCCATCGAACAAACACCGAAATCCATCATGGCCGAGGCAGCCCCACCACCACGACGACCACCCACCCAGTGA
- a CDS encoding DUF309 domain-containing protein, with amino-acid sequence MRHNAVVRHRDRDPQGRARNARPRDGLGRPLPYGSPGVERIDEELVLTPQESLELAQRLLDEGRPFHAHEVLEAAWKNSPAGERMLWKGLAQLAVGLTHVRRGNPVGAVALLHRAGEHLQPYAEHPPHGVAADHLIRAVADLCDRIERDGPPGIADQQLSPPLRTTTG; translated from the coding sequence GTGAGGCACAATGCGGTCGTGCGTCACCGCGACCGGGATCCGCAGGGCCGCGCCCGTAATGCCCGCCCTCGGGACGGGCTCGGGCGTCCGCTGCCGTACGGCAGCCCCGGGGTTGAGCGCATCGATGAGGAGCTCGTCCTCACTCCGCAGGAGAGCCTGGAGCTGGCTCAGCGGCTGCTCGATGAGGGCCGACCGTTCCACGCGCACGAAGTGCTCGAGGCCGCCTGGAAGAACAGCCCCGCAGGCGAGCGCATGCTGTGGAAGGGTCTCGCTCAACTCGCGGTCGGCCTCACTCACGTCAGGCGGGGCAACCCCGTCGGGGCGGTGGCACTGCTGCACCGGGCAGGCGAGCACCTCCAGCCCTACGCCGAGCATCCCCCGCATGGCGTGGCCGCGGACCACCTCATCCGTGCTGTCGCCGACCTATGCGACCGGATCGAACGAGACGGTCCGCCAGGGATCGCAGACCAGCAGCTGTCCCCACCGCTACGCACCACCACCGGCTGA
- a CDS encoding IS630 family transposase, whose translation MNTDLRFARAAMILWLDQTGIRSDAAVGATWAPAGKTPVVGKTGKRFSVNAMCAIGNKGELYFTVYTGSFNAGVFIPFLDRLVDHLGRKLHLIVDGHPVHRRKTVQQWIARNAEAIEMHFLPGYSPELNPGEILNADLKRAVSTNAAPQTPAELEHAVRSFLHRIQKLPDLIRSYFGKPEVRYAA comes from the coding sequence GTGAACACTGACCTCAGGTTCGCCCGCGCTGCCATGATCCTGTGGCTGGACCAGACCGGGATCCGCTCCGACGCCGCCGTCGGCGCCACCTGGGCCCCGGCGGGTAAGACCCCGGTGGTCGGCAAGACCGGCAAGCGGTTCAGCGTGAACGCCATGTGCGCCATCGGCAACAAGGGCGAGCTGTACTTCACCGTCTACACCGGGTCGTTCAACGCCGGCGTGTTCATCCCTTTCCTGGACCGACTGGTCGACCATCTGGGCCGCAAGCTCCACCTGATCGTCGACGGACACCCCGTCCACCGCCGCAAGACCGTCCAGCAATGGATCGCCCGCAACGCCGAGGCGATCGAGATGCACTTCCTGCCCGGATACAGCCCCGAGCTGAACCCCGGCGAGATCCTCAATGCCGATCTCAAACGCGCCGTTTCCACCAACGCAGCCCCGCAAACCCCTGCCGAGCTGGAACACGCAGTCCGTTCCTTCCTCCACCGAATCCAGAAGCTGCCCGACCTGATCCGCTCCTACTTCGGCAAACCCGAGGTCCGCTACGCCGCTTAA
- a CDS encoding IS630 family transposase, translated as MIAGVRDARRLSPEAQEDLRRRVVAAVHGGMSQVEAARVFAVAPQSVSRWVQAWRKRGSKGLTGRRRGRKPGEQKALSARRQRKLRYAVAEHTPATFGLTGLVWTRKTVAELIRVRHGIVLNLRTVGNYLRSWGLSPQKPIRKAYEQDPESVRRWLEEDYLAIAARARREGALILWLDQTGIRSDATVARTWAPAGQTPVVGKTGKRFSVKAMCAIGNKGELYFTVYTGSFNGKVFLSFLDRLTRHLDRKVHLIVDGHPVHRRKTIQQWITKHAEAIAMHFLPGYSPELNPDEILNADLKRTVSTSTAPKTRAELKQAVRSFLHRLQKLPDRVRSYFGKPEVRYAA; from the coding sequence ATGATCGCTGGTGTGCGGGACGCGCGGAGGTTGTCGCCTGAGGCGCAGGAGGATTTGCGGCGCAGGGTGGTCGCTGCTGTTCATGGTGGGATGAGTCAGGTCGAGGCGGCCCGGGTGTTCGCGGTGGCCCCGCAGTCGGTGTCCAGATGGGTGCAGGCGTGGCGGAAACGTGGCTCGAAGGGTCTCACCGGGCGTCGCCGGGGTCGCAAGCCCGGCGAGCAGAAAGCGTTGAGTGCCCGCCGGCAGCGCAAGCTGCGGTATGCGGTGGCCGAGCACACCCCGGCCACGTTCGGGCTGACCGGCCTGGTGTGGACCCGCAAGACAGTGGCCGAGCTGATCCGGGTGCGCCACGGCATCGTGTTGAACCTGCGCACCGTCGGCAACTACCTGCGTTCCTGGGGATTGTCGCCGCAGAAACCGATCCGCAAGGCCTACGAACAGGACCCCGAGTCCGTACGCCGATGGCTGGAGGAGGACTACCTGGCCATCGCCGCCCGCGCCCGCCGCGAGGGCGCACTGATCCTGTGGCTGGACCAGACCGGGATCCGCTCCGACGCCACCGTAGCCCGCACCTGGGCACCGGCGGGCCAGACACCGGTGGTGGGCAAAACGGGCAAACGATTCAGCGTGAAAGCGATGTGCGCGATCGGGAACAAAGGCGAGCTGTACTTCACCGTCTACACCGGCTCGTTCAACGGCAAGGTGTTCCTGTCGTTCCTGGACCGGCTGACCCGCCATCTGGACCGCAAGGTCCACCTGATCGTTGACGGACACCCCGTCCACCGCCGCAAGACTATCCAGCAATGGATCACCAAGCACGCTGAGGCGATCGCGATGCACTTCCTGCCGGGATACAGCCCCGAACTCAACCCCGACGAGATACTCAATGCCGACCTCAAACGCACCGTTTCCACCAGCACAGCCCCCAAAACCCGCGCCGAGTTGAAACAAGCGGTCCGCTCCTTCCTCCACCGGCTCCAGAAGCTGCCCGACCGAGTTCGCTCCTACTTCGGCAAACCCGAAGTTCGCTACGCCGCCTAA
- a CDS encoding zinc-binding dehydrogenase, which translates to MPPGSIKGALSISTPAVLGHEVVGVVERVGSAVTRVAQGDRVVTTITPSCGLCAFCMGGRPTQCARVSETRRLDRPKLIKHDGTAVEALGSIGAFAEAFLVGEESLAKVSTRIPSSAACLLGCCVTTGVGAAVHGAQITPQDTVAVIGCGGIGIAAIQGARIAGARRIVAIDAVADKLDLARKFGATDVVRAGRDAGATADEVREILPGGVNHAIEAVGRPQTAELAFNILTPTGTATILGLMPEGERLSIPADALVCGDRVLQGAYMGANRFLSDVEMFTDHYIAGRLDLDSMVTAELPFDQINEGFTAMADPTAVRIILRLNQEEK; encoded by the coding sequence TTGCCACCCGGATCAATAAAGGGGGCGCTGTCCATCAGCACGCCCGCCGTTCTGGGGCACGAAGTGGTCGGCGTCGTCGAGCGGGTGGGAAGCGCCGTCACGCGTGTGGCCCAGGGCGACCGCGTTGTCACGACCATCACCCCTTCCTGCGGGCTCTGCGCCTTCTGCATGGGCGGGCGTCCCACTCAATGCGCGCGAGTCAGCGAGACGCGTCGCCTGGACCGGCCGAAGCTGATCAAGCACGACGGAACCGCGGTCGAAGCGCTCGGGAGCATCGGCGCCTTCGCCGAAGCGTTCCTGGTAGGCGAAGAATCCCTGGCGAAGGTCTCCACGAGGATTCCGTCCAGCGCCGCCTGCCTCCTCGGTTGCTGCGTGACCACCGGAGTCGGCGCTGCTGTGCACGGTGCTCAGATCACTCCCCAGGACACCGTCGCCGTGATCGGATGCGGCGGGATCGGCATCGCCGCCATCCAGGGCGCCCGGATCGCCGGAGCCCGGCGCATCGTGGCTATCGACGCGGTCGCGGACAAGCTCGACCTCGCTCGCAAGTTCGGCGCCACCGACGTCGTTCGGGCCGGCCGGGATGCGGGGGCGACCGCAGACGAAGTGCGGGAAATCCTTCCCGGAGGGGTCAACCACGCGATCGAAGCGGTCGGCCGGCCGCAGACAGCCGAGCTCGCCTTCAACATCCTCACGCCGACCGGAACGGCCACCATTCTCGGATTGATGCCGGAAGGAGAGCGGCTCAGCATCCCGGCGGACGCCCTGGTGTGCGGCGACCGGGTTCTCCAGGGCGCCTACATGGGGGCGAACCGGTTCCTCAGCGACGTCGAGATGTTCACCGACCACTACATCGCCGGCCGCCTGGACCTCGACTCCATGGTCACCGCCGAGCTGCCGTTCGACCAGATCAACGAGGGTTTCACGGCCATGGCCGATCCGACCGCGGTCCGCATCATCCTTCGTCTCAACCAGGAGGAGAAATGA
- the kal gene encoding 3-aminobutyryl-CoA ammonia lyase, producing MTRTLTRAETTSAVGTRLAHRRYVDFSRAHYAGNLVDGGYVMGLFSDIATDLCLHLDGDEGLFASYSEVTFHAPLRAGDVLEVTATVARVGNRSRTVKFAAHVLARSAPENGPSAGRVLDEPVLVVSATGTVFVPGTGS from the coding sequence ATGACCCGAACACTGACTCGCGCCGAGACCACCAGCGCGGTTGGCACCCGCCTGGCCCATCGGCGCTACGTGGACTTCAGCCGCGCCCACTACGCGGGCAACCTGGTGGACGGCGGCTACGTCATGGGGCTGTTCAGCGACATCGCCACTGACCTGTGCCTGCACCTGGACGGAGACGAGGGTTTGTTCGCCTCGTACTCGGAGGTCACCTTCCACGCACCGCTGCGAGCCGGAGACGTGCTCGAGGTGACGGCCACCGTCGCCCGGGTGGGCAACCGGAGCAGGACCGTGAAGTTCGCGGCTCATGTACTCGCTCGATCCGCACCGGAGAACGGCCCCTCCGCGGGCCGGGTACTCGACGAACCAGTGCTGGTCGTGTCCGCAACAGGAACCGTCTTCGTCCCGGGTACAGGTTCGTGA